A section of the Streptomyces sp. SCL15-4 genome encodes:
- a CDS encoding CDP-glycerol glycerophosphotransferase family protein produces the protein MPRFSVIVPCYKVQGFLRECLDSVLGQSFGDFELIAVDDRSPDGCGAILDEYAGRDSRVKVLHLPENVGLGMARNAGLPHATGDYLLFLDSDDTLTPGALRAVADRLAETADPDVLVFDYARTYWWGGTRRNVLAHLLAREEVFTAAEYPQILDLLMVVWNKAYRRDFVTEHGFAFPPGYYEDTPWTFPVMLSARRIAALDRICLHYRQRRQGNILSTTSRKHFDIHDQYERVFAYLAERPELASWRPYLHRKMGEHCLDILAKPDRLPPADKAEFFRRTARMFRAHRPEDGRVDGEVAVLTGSWAGYRLRRRTARAGRAAARRADRARRAAAARARTGWAALHARRPLDENLVVYSASSHRGVLGDPAAVYHAAREIAPWLRGVWVVRDRETAEGLPDGVEHVIVGSRRYLEVTARAKFFVNDVNWPGTLAKRPGSVHIHTHQGTPLKYLGADLRDRPGARLGFDVPQMLRRADRWDYSLVACRHAELVWERAYPCHFTSVRTGSPRNDVLVNGGPGGFRERHGIPADHTVVLYAPTRRDYRRGGHVDRIDLARFAADLGEGHTLVVRLHPSLANGPARGMGLAELARRRIVVDATGEPHLAEVLLAADALVTDYSSVLFDYAVLDRPVVVYADDWPAFTASRGAYLDITAEPPGRVARAYPELVRLFGSGDWRDEESARRRAAFRDRFCEFEDGRAAERVVRTLLLGEPLPGPASRIPGQSGSRDALSTA, from the coding sequence GTGCCCCGCTTCAGTGTGATCGTGCCCTGTTACAAGGTGCAGGGCTTCCTGCGCGAGTGCCTGGACTCGGTGCTCGGGCAGTCCTTCGGGGACTTCGAGCTGATCGCCGTGGACGACCGCTCCCCGGACGGCTGCGGCGCGATCCTGGACGAGTACGCCGGCCGGGATTCGCGCGTGAAGGTGCTGCACCTGCCGGAGAACGTGGGCCTCGGCATGGCCCGCAACGCCGGGCTCCCGCACGCCACCGGCGACTACCTGCTCTTCCTCGACAGCGACGACACGCTCACACCGGGCGCGCTGCGGGCCGTGGCCGACCGGCTCGCGGAGACCGCCGACCCGGACGTGCTGGTCTTCGACTACGCGCGCACCTACTGGTGGGGCGGCACCCGGCGCAACGTCCTCGCACACCTCCTGGCCCGGGAGGAGGTGTTCACCGCCGCGGAGTACCCGCAGATCCTGGACCTGCTGATGGTGGTCTGGAACAAGGCCTACCGCCGGGACTTCGTCACGGAGCACGGCTTCGCCTTCCCGCCGGGCTACTACGAGGACACGCCCTGGACGTTCCCGGTCATGCTCAGCGCCCGCCGGATCGCCGCCCTGGACCGGATCTGCCTGCACTACCGGCAGCGCCGGCAGGGCAACATCCTGTCCACCACCAGCCGCAAGCACTTCGACATCCACGACCAGTACGAGCGGGTCTTCGCGTATCTGGCCGAGCGGCCGGAGCTGGCGTCCTGGCGGCCGTATCTGCACCGCAAGATGGGCGAGCACTGCCTGGACATCCTGGCCAAGCCGGACCGGCTGCCGCCCGCCGACAAGGCCGAGTTCTTCCGGCGCACGGCCCGGATGTTCCGCGCCCACCGGCCCGAGGACGGCCGCGTGGACGGCGAGGTCGCCGTGCTGACCGGTTCCTGGGCCGGGTACCGCCTGCGGCGGCGGACGGCGCGGGCCGGGCGGGCGGCGGCCCGGCGGGCGGACCGGGCGCGCCGGGCCGCCGCCGCGCGGGCCCGCACCGGCTGGGCCGCGCTGCACGCCCGCCGTCCGCTGGACGAGAACCTCGTGGTGTACTCGGCGTCCTCGCACCGGGGCGTGCTGGGCGATCCTGCGGCGGTCTACCACGCGGCCCGGGAGATCGCGCCGTGGCTGCGCGGGGTGTGGGTGGTGCGGGACCGGGAGACGGCCGAGGGGCTGCCGGACGGGGTCGAGCACGTGATCGTCGGCTCGCGGCGCTATCTGGAGGTCACCGCGCGGGCGAAGTTCTTCGTCAACGACGTCAACTGGCCCGGCACCCTGGCCAAGCGGCCCGGCAGCGTGCACATCCACACCCACCAGGGCACCCCGCTGAAGTACCTGGGCGCCGATCTGCGGGACAGGCCGGGCGCCCGGCTCGGCTTCGACGTGCCGCAGATGCTGCGCCGGGCCGACCGCTGGGACTACAGCCTGGTCGCCTGCCGCCACGCCGAGCTGGTGTGGGAGCGGGCCTACCCCTGTCACTTCACCTCGGTGCGCACCGGCAGCCCGCGCAACGACGTGCTGGTGAACGGCGGGCCCGGCGGTTTCCGGGAGCGGCACGGCATCCCGGCGGACCACACGGTGGTGCTGTACGCGCCGACCCGCCGGGACTACCGCCGCGGCGGCCATGTGGACCGGATCGACCTCGCCCGGTTCGCCGCCGACCTCGGCGAGGGGCACACGCTCGTCGTCCGGCTGCACCCGTCGCTGGCGAACGGGCCCGCGCGGGGCATGGGCCTGGCGGAGCTGGCCCGGCGCCGGATCGTGGTCGACGCGACCGGCGAACCGCACCTGGCGGAGGTCCTGCTGGCGGCGGACGCGCTGGTCACCGACTACTCGTCCGTGCTGTTCGACTACGCGGTCCTGGACCGGCCGGTCGTCGTGTACGCCGACGACTGGCCCGCGTTCACCGCGAGCCGGGGCGCCTATCTCGACATCACCGCCGAGCCGCCGGGCCGGGTCGCCCGCGCCTATCCGGAGCTGGTCCGGCTCTTCGGCTCCGGTGACTGGCGGGACGAGGAGTCCGCGCGGCGGCGCGCCGCGTTCCGCGACCGGTTCTGCGAGTTCGAGGACGGGCGGGCCGCGGAGCGGGTGGTACGGACCCTGCTGCTGGGCGAGCCGCTGCCCGGCCCGGCGTCCCGGATCCCGGGCCAGTCCGGGTCCCGGGACGCGCTGTCGACGGCGTAG
- a CDS encoding carbohydrate ABC transporter permease, with translation MTVTATSVRKTEPVRAVPGRRSVGSRIAEKLSGGLVRVVLIVVGLFWLVPTIGLFVSSLRSPQDMSASGWWTVFTEPSQLTVDSYQKLLENSDITDSLVNTVLITVPATLLVVVVGALAGYAFAWMEFPGRDWWFLGVVSLLVVPVQVALIPIAELFGKIGLFGSILGVILFHTGFGLPFAVFLLRNFFAEIPRELLEAARLDGAGELRLFARVVMPLGGPAIASLGIFQFLWVWNDMLVALVFTKSGTQPITVALQTQVRQFGNNIDVLAPGAFLSMVIPLAVFFAFQRQFVTGVMAGAVK, from the coding sequence ATGACGGTGACCGCCACGAGCGTCCGGAAGACGGAGCCGGTCCGGGCGGTGCCCGGCCGACGGTCGGTCGGCTCCCGGATCGCGGAAAAGCTGAGCGGCGGACTGGTCCGCGTGGTGCTGATCGTCGTGGGCCTGTTCTGGCTGGTGCCCACCATCGGCCTGTTCGTCTCCTCGCTGCGCTCGCCGCAGGACATGAGCGCGAGCGGCTGGTGGACGGTGTTCACCGAGCCGTCCCAGCTCACCGTGGACAGCTACCAGAAGCTGCTGGAGAACTCCGACATCACCGACTCGCTGGTGAACACCGTGCTCATCACGGTCCCGGCGACGCTGCTGGTCGTGGTGGTCGGGGCGCTGGCCGGATACGCGTTCGCGTGGATGGAGTTCCCGGGCCGGGACTGGTGGTTCCTGGGCGTGGTGAGCCTGCTGGTGGTGCCCGTGCAGGTGGCGCTGATCCCGATCGCCGAACTCTTCGGCAAGATCGGGTTGTTCGGGTCGATCCTCGGGGTGATCCTGTTCCACACCGGGTTCGGGCTGCCGTTCGCGGTGTTCCTGCTGCGGAACTTCTTCGCGGAGATCCCGCGTGAACTGCTGGAGGCGGCCCGCCTGGACGGCGCCGGCGAACTCCGGCTGTTCGCACGGGTGGTGATGCCGCTGGGCGGGCCGGCGATCGCGAGCCTCGGCATCTTCCAGTTCCTGTGGGTGTGGAACGACATGCTGGTCGCGCTGGTGTTCACCAAGTCGGGCACCCAGCCGATCACGGTCGCCCTGCAGACACAGGTACGGCAGTTCGGCAACAACATCGACGTGCTGGCGCCCGGCGCGTTCCTCTCCATGGTGATCCCGCTGGCCGTGTTCTTCGCGTTCCAGCGGCAGTTCGTGACCGGTGTGATGGCGGGCGCCGTCAAGTAG
- a CDS encoding CDP-glycerol glycerophosphotransferase family protein: MPRFSIIVPSHGVAGRLSQALDSVLGQSFGDLQLIPVCDGPDALAAEVAAGYAGRDSRLTIVHSPPAAGLSGARNAGMRAATGAYVLFLDGDDLLLPTALAAVDARLSEVAGVDVLYCEHERAPWWEGEPANPAGPLPAKAPGAAFAPAELPALTGVQLPAWSAVYRRAFLAERDLSFPDGHFTDLGWGGLVTVAAGRIAVLRRAVVRHRPRRQGSRLQSPGPHQHTLLDQVERVLTRAAEQELPAERTGPLFDQVFAVVLKTASRPERLPSGHRAFFRRAARLYRLHRPAGHRMPDGRLGVQHRLLALGAYGAFRALRGANRAAGGAVARLPRPRMARTRLRYGRDLRRPLDPNLVVYCAYWGRGYACNPAAIHAKARELAPHLRSVFLVEAGQEHTLPDDVEYAVIGSRRSWEVLARAAYLVNNANFAEGVVKRPGSVHVQTQHGTPLKTMGVDQSAYPVVAARSGSFTRLLGRVDRWDFNLSSNRHSTQMWERAFPGSYEHLEYGYPRNDVYYTATARDVARVRRELGVPEGRTAVLYAPTHRDHHTGFEPGLDLEEFCRAAGDDVVVLLRAHYFYDRGGSRGSDRIIDVTAHRSTEDVCLAADALITDYSSIMFDYANLDRPIVIYADDWEVYRETRGVYFDLMAEPPGPVARTPGELAAVFRDGSYAGPAARALRAAFRERFCQFDDGRAAERVVRRVLLGEPPKALPPVLPLAQRVPAPAAATLVRS, encoded by the coding sequence ATGCCCCGCTTCAGCATCATCGTCCCCTCCCACGGGGTCGCCGGCCGGCTGTCCCAGGCGCTGGACTCGGTCCTCGGCCAGTCCTTCGGCGACCTCCAGCTGATCCCGGTCTGCGACGGCCCCGACGCCCTCGCCGCCGAGGTCGCCGCCGGGTACGCCGGGCGGGACTCCCGGCTGACCATCGTCCACTCGCCGCCCGCCGCCGGGCTGAGCGGGGCGCGCAACGCCGGGATGCGGGCGGCGACCGGCGCGTACGTGCTGTTCCTGGACGGCGACGACCTGCTGCTGCCGACGGCGCTGGCGGCGGTGGACGCCCGGCTGTCGGAGGTCGCCGGGGTGGATGTGCTGTACTGCGAGCACGAGCGCGCCCCCTGGTGGGAGGGCGAACCGGCGAACCCGGCCGGACCGCTGCCGGCGAAGGCCCCGGGCGCCGCCTTCGCTCCCGCCGAACTGCCCGCGCTGACCGGCGTCCAGCTGCCCGCGTGGAGTGCCGTGTACCGCCGGGCCTTCCTCGCCGAGCGGGACCTCTCCTTTCCCGACGGGCACTTCACCGACCTCGGCTGGGGCGGCCTGGTGACCGTCGCGGCCGGGCGGATCGCGGTGCTGCGCCGGGCCGTCGTACGGCACCGGCCGCGCCGTCAGGGCAGCCGGCTCCAATCGCCCGGCCCGCACCAGCACACCCTGCTGGACCAGGTGGAGCGGGTGCTGACCCGGGCGGCCGAGCAGGAGCTGCCGGCCGAGCGGACCGGGCCGCTGTTCGACCAGGTGTTCGCCGTGGTGCTGAAGACGGCGTCCCGGCCGGAGCGGCTGCCCTCCGGGCACCGGGCGTTCTTCCGCCGCGCGGCCCGGCTGTACCGGCTCCACCGGCCGGCCGGCCACCGGATGCCGGACGGCAGGCTCGGTGTGCAGCACCGGCTGCTGGCGCTCGGCGCGTACGGCGCGTTCCGCGCGCTGCGCGGCGCCAACCGCGCGGCCGGCGGCGCCGTCGCGCGGCTGCCGCGCCCGCGCATGGCCCGCACCCGGCTGCGCTACGGCCGCGACCTGCGCCGCCCGCTCGATCCGAACCTCGTCGTGTACTGCGCCTACTGGGGCCGGGGCTATGCCTGCAACCCGGCCGCGATCCACGCCAAGGCCCGCGAACTGGCCCCGCACCTGCGCTCGGTGTTCCTGGTCGAGGCCGGCCAGGAACACACGCTGCCGGACGACGTCGAGTACGCGGTGATCGGCTCGCGCCGCTCCTGGGAGGTGCTGGCCCGGGCCGCGTACCTGGTCAACAACGCGAACTTCGCCGAGGGCGTCGTCAAACGGCCGGGCAGCGTGCACGTGCAGACCCAGCACGGCACCCCGCTGAAGACGATGGGCGTGGACCAGTCGGCGTACCCGGTGGTGGCCGCGCGGTCCGGGAGCTTCACCAGGCTGCTGGGCCGGGTCGACCGCTGGGACTTCAACCTGTCGTCCAACCGCCACTCCACCCAGATGTGGGAACGCGCCTTCCCCGGCTCCTACGAGCACCTGGAGTACGGCTATCCGCGCAACGACGTCTACTACACGGCGACCGCCCGTGACGTGGCCCGGGTCCGCCGCGAGCTGGGCGTCCCGGAGGGCCGGACGGCCGTGCTGTACGCGCCGACCCACCGCGACCACCACACCGGTTTCGAGCCCGGCCTGGACCTGGAGGAGTTCTGCCGGGCGGCCGGGGACGACGTCGTCGTGCTGCTGCGCGCCCACTACTTCTACGACCGGGGCGGCTCGCGCGGCTCGGACCGGATCATCGACGTCACCGCGCACCGCTCGACGGAGGACGTGTGCCTGGCGGCGGACGCGCTGATCACCGACTACTCGTCCATCATGTTCGACTACGCCAACCTGGACCGGCCGATCGTGATCTACGCCGACGACTGGGAGGTGTACCGGGAGACGCGGGGCGTCTACTTCGACCTGATGGCCGAGCCGCCCGGACCGGTGGCCCGGACACCCGGGGAGCTGGCCGCCGTGTTCCGCGACGGCTCGTACGCCGGCCCCGCGGCCCGGGCGCTGCGGGCCGCGTTCCGGGAGCGGTTCTGCCAGTTCGACGACGGACGGGCCGCCGAGCGGGTGGTGCGGCGGGTGCTGCTCGGCGAGCCGCCCAAGGCGCTGCCGCCCGTGCTCCCGCTCGCGCAGCGCGTTCCCGCACCCGCCGCCGCGACCCTCGTGAGGAGCTGA
- a CDS encoding CDP-glycerol glycerophosphotransferase family protein: MPRFSVIVPAYRVQAYLPACLDSVLSQSYADLELIAVDDRSPDACGAIIDEYAARDPRVKAVHLAGNQGLGRARNAGTAEATGDYLVFLDGDDTLTPGALRAVADRIGATGDPDVLVFDYARAHWDGRLVRNRLADRLAEEGPAPFRLADRPGLLRVLMVAWNKAYRREFVAEHGFAFPPGYYEDTAWTFPVLLTAGSIATLDRVCVHYRQRRRGSILGTVSHRHFDLFEQYERVFAFVEERPELHRWRPELFVRMIDHYVTVFTRRDRLPRGTHGAFLRRARAHYRRYRVPGVPVPPRHALVRFGLHRTFRALQAAAAVRRRAQKSAAGLARAVRTGVLGLHHRVQSWLPLTDTAVFEAEEGRGDPAALEEAFRAHAPWLRTAWVVRPGQEHTAPPGPRPLTPGTAAYRTALARSRYLVTDADFGGRLRKRPGQVVVQTRQGTPLGHAGLDLLERPAAARGLGATELLRGADQWDYVLSGSRHTTLIWERVLPGRYTTLEYGLPRNDVFQRATAADVARLRADLGLPEGAVAILYAPAHREHRRAQDPPLDVERLARRLGPRFVILARAHVPVRGAGVIDVRAHPDPAALCLASDALLTDHAPVMCDYANLDRPIVLHTAERAVYEAVRGLYADLRACPPGAVAADEEELAAVFTGGDWCGARSARLRAAFRERFGPWDDGRAAERVVRRVVLGETEPAPVVPPGARAPAPPAHAFVPAHQGPVTVPRPAGLLPVTGSR, encoded by the coding sequence GTGCCCCGGTTCAGTGTCATCGTCCCCGCGTACCGGGTCCAGGCGTATCTGCCCGCCTGCCTGGACTCGGTGCTCTCGCAGTCGTACGCCGACCTGGAACTGATCGCCGTGGACGACCGCTCGCCCGACGCCTGCGGCGCGATCATCGACGAGTACGCGGCCCGGGACCCGCGGGTGAAGGCCGTCCACCTCGCCGGGAACCAGGGGCTGGGCCGCGCCCGGAACGCCGGGACGGCCGAGGCGACGGGCGACTACCTGGTCTTCCTGGACGGCGACGACACGCTCACGCCGGGCGCGCTGCGGGCGGTCGCCGACCGGATCGGGGCGACCGGCGACCCGGACGTCCTGGTCTTCGACTACGCGCGCGCCCACTGGGACGGCCGGCTGGTGCGCAACCGGCTCGCCGACCGGCTCGCCGAGGAGGGCCCGGCGCCGTTCCGCCTGGCGGACCGGCCGGGGCTGCTGCGGGTGCTGATGGTGGCCTGGAACAAGGCCTACCGGCGGGAGTTCGTCGCGGAGCACGGCTTCGCGTTCCCGCCGGGCTACTACGAGGACACCGCCTGGACCTTCCCGGTACTGCTGACGGCCGGGTCGATCGCCACCCTGGACCGGGTGTGCGTGCACTACCGGCAGCGCCGGCGGGGCAGCATCCTCGGCACCGTCAGCCACCGGCACTTCGACCTGTTCGAGCAGTACGAGCGGGTGTTCGCGTTCGTCGAGGAGCGGCCGGAGCTGCACCGCTGGCGCCCGGAGCTGTTCGTGCGGATGATCGACCACTATGTGACGGTGTTCACCCGGCGGGACCGGCTGCCGCGCGGCACCCACGGCGCGTTCCTGCGCCGGGCCCGCGCCCACTACCGCCGTTACCGCGTGCCGGGCGTGCCGGTGCCGCCGCGGCACGCGCTGGTCCGCTTCGGACTGCACCGCACGTTCCGGGCCCTCCAGGCGGCCGCGGCCGTGCGCCGGCGCGCACAGAAGTCCGCCGCGGGCCTCGCGCGCGCCGTGCGCACCGGCGTACTGGGCCTGCACCACCGGGTGCAGTCGTGGCTGCCGCTGACCGACACCGCGGTGTTCGAGGCCGAGGAGGGACGCGGTGATCCGGCCGCGCTGGAGGAGGCGTTCCGGGCGCACGCCCCGTGGCTGAGGACGGCGTGGGTCGTCCGGCCCGGGCAGGAGCACACGGCGCCGCCCGGTCCCCGCCCGCTGACGCCGGGCACCGCCGCGTACCGCACGGCGCTGGCCCGCTCCCGCTATCTGGTCACCGACGCGGACTTCGGCGGACGGCTGCGCAAACGGCCCGGGCAGGTCGTCGTACAGACCCGGCAGGGCACCCCGCTCGGGCACGCGGGCCTGGACCTGCTGGAGCGGCCGGCGGCGGCCCGGGGCCTGGGAGCTACGGAGTTGCTGCGGGGCGCCGACCAGTGGGACTACGTGCTGTCCGGCAGCCGGCACACCACTCTGATCTGGGAGCGGGTGCTGCCGGGCCGGTACACCACGCTGGAGTACGGGCTGCCCCGCAACGACGTCTTCCAGCGGGCGACCGCGGCGGACGTGGCCCGGCTGCGTGCCGACCTGGGCCTTCCCGAGGGCGCGGTCGCGATCCTGTACGCGCCCGCCCACCGCGAGCACCGGCGTGCCCAGGACCCGCCGCTGGACGTGGAGCGGCTGGCGCGCCGGCTGGGCCCGCGCTTCGTGATCCTGGCCCGCGCCCACGTGCCGGTCCGGGGCGCCGGGGTGATCGACGTCCGCGCGCACCCGGACCCGGCCGCCCTGTGCCTGGCCTCGGACGCGCTGCTCACCGACCACGCGCCGGTGATGTGCGACTACGCGAACCTGGACCGGCCGATCGTGCTGCACACCGCGGAGCGGGCGGTGTACGAGGCGGTCCGCGGCCTCTACGCCGACCTGCGGGCCTGTCCGCCGGGCGCGGTCGCGGCCGACGAGGAGGAACTGGCCGCCGTCTTCACCGGCGGCGACTGGTGCGGCGCGCGCTCGGCGCGGCTGCGGGCGGCGTTCCGGGAGCGGTTCGGCCCGTGGGACGACGGGCGGGCCGCCGAGCGGGTGGTACGCCGGGTGGTGCTGGGCGAGACGGAGCCGGCGCCGGTGGTGCCGCCCGGGGCGCGCGCCCCGGCGCCGCCGGCCCACGCGTTCGTCCCGGCGCACCAGGGCCCGGTCACCGTGCCGCGACCCGCCGGTCTCCTCCCCGTCACCGGGAGCCGCTGA
- a CDS encoding organic hydroperoxide resistance protein, with amino-acid sequence MDALYTAVATATHGREGRAVSSDGRIDLALAMPVELGGDGQGSNPEQLFAAGYAACFGSALGLVGRQAKVDVSDAAVTAEVGIGKQGEGFGLKVTLRIELPDTVDEATGRKLVETAHQVCPYSNATRGNIEVDLVVE; translated from the coding sequence ATGGACGCGCTCTACACCGCCGTCGCCACCGCGACCCACGGCCGCGAGGGCCGTGCCGTCTCCTCCGACGGCCGGATCGACCTCGCCCTGGCCATGCCGGTCGAGCTGGGCGGCGACGGCCAGGGCAGCAACCCCGAGCAGCTCTTCGCCGCCGGATACGCCGCCTGCTTCGGCAGCGCCCTCGGCCTGGTCGGCCGGCAGGCGAAGGTCGACGTCAGCGACGCCGCCGTGACCGCCGAGGTGGGCATCGGCAAGCAGGGCGAGGGCTTCGGGCTGAAGGTCACCCTGCGGATAGAGCTGCCCGACACCGTGGACGAGGCGACCGGCCGCAAGCTGGTCGAGACCGCCCACCAGGTCTGCCCCTACTCCAACGCCACCCGCGGCAACATCGAGGTCGACCTCGTCGTCGAGTAG
- a CDS encoding glycosyltransferase family 39 protein: MDAPTGATSRPPVRERVRRAAVPGVPALVMLVLGLWRLDRDGMWRDEAVSFQVGRRTVPQIWRLLHDVDAVHGLYYLLLHAVLAVHPGEVVLRLPSVCAAAGTAALVAELGRRLVRPRVGLWAGLLYAVTPMAGHYAQEGRSYALVAAGATAATLLFVRAVAGGSWWAYGAVLGLTCWLHEFAVLLLLAHAGSLALARAGGRVWRGWGCAAAAVVVALLPMVLVSRGQSAQLAWLRAPTAETAGGLLRKFLGPADSVFWVCCALGCLGLLRLVGRRGELTGAGVGLPVMVVPPAVLMLVSQASPLYVDRYVLYALSGAPLLVACGAERVAEAAGRTRRGGGPRRRPLLSPSLTLLGVAAVALSLCHQFPLLEQDRDPGGRADDLGAVSRAAGRELVAGDAVVYLPAAMRNVAIAYPRPFRGTRDVLRVAGAAESGTLYGREAPVAELRRRLARLDRVWVVGDRRVLGGRWVPRDPVERAKVSVLWQEFAGREEAVRGVATVRLYVRPVSARPPSAPPRPARR, translated from the coding sequence ATGGACGCGCCGACCGGTGCAACGAGCCGGCCGCCCGTCCGGGAACGGGTGCGGCGGGCCGCCGTACCGGGCGTGCCCGCGCTGGTGATGCTGGTCCTCGGGCTGTGGCGGCTGGACCGGGACGGCATGTGGCGCGACGAGGCCGTCAGCTTCCAGGTGGGACGGCGCACGGTGCCGCAGATCTGGCGCCTGCTGCACGACGTGGACGCGGTGCACGGCCTGTACTACCTGCTGCTGCACGCCGTCCTCGCCGTCCATCCCGGCGAGGTCGTGCTGCGGCTGCCGTCGGTGTGCGCGGCGGCCGGCACGGCGGCGCTGGTGGCCGAGCTGGGCCGCCGGCTGGTCCGGCCGCGGGTCGGACTGTGGGCCGGTCTGCTCTACGCCGTCACGCCGATGGCCGGGCACTACGCGCAGGAGGGCCGCTCCTACGCCCTGGTCGCGGCCGGTGCCACCGCGGCGACGCTGCTGTTCGTCCGGGCCGTCGCGGGCGGCTCCTGGTGGGCCTACGGCGCGGTCCTCGGACTCACCTGCTGGCTGCACGAGTTCGCCGTGCTGCTGCTGCTCGCCCACGCGGGGTCGCTGGCGCTGGCCCGGGCCGGGGGGCGGGTGTGGCGGGGGTGGGGGTGCGCGGCGGCGGCGGTCGTCGTCGCGCTGCTGCCGATGGTGCTGGTGTCGCGGGGACAGTCGGCGCAGCTCGCGTGGTTGCGGGCGCCCACGGCGGAGACGGCCGGGGGGCTGCTGCGGAAGTTCCTGGGGCCGGCCGACTCGGTGTTCTGGGTGTGCTGCGCCCTGGGATGCCTGGGGCTGCTGCGACTGGTCGGACGGCGGGGGGAGCTGACGGGCGCTGGGGTGGGGCTGCCGGTGATGGTGGTGCCGCCGGCGGTGCTGATGCTGGTGTCCCAGGCGTCACCGCTGTACGTCGACCGCTATGTGCTCTACGCCCTGTCGGGGGCGCCGTTGCTGGTGGCCTGCGGCGCGGAGCGGGTGGCGGAGGCGGCCGGGCGGACACGGCGCGGCGGCGGGCCGCGAAGGCGCCCCCTCCTCAGCCCCTCCCTCACCCTCCTCGGTGTCGCCGCCGTGGCGCTCTCGCTGTGCCACCAGTTCCCCCTCCTGGAGCAGGACCGGGACCCCGGTGGCCGGGCGGACGACCTCGGGGCGGTGTCGCGGGCCGCCGGGCGGGAGCTGGTGGCCGGGGACGCGGTGGTGTACCTGCCCGCCGCCATGCGGAACGTGGCGATCGCCTATCCGCGGCCGTTCCGGGGGACCCGGGACGTGCTGCGGGTGGCGGGGGCCGCGGAGTCCGGAACGCTGTACGGGCGGGAGGCGCCGGTGGCGGAGCTGCGGCGCAGGCTGGCGCGGCTGGACCGGGTGTGGGTCGTCGGGGACCGCCGGGTGCTCGGCGGCCGCTGGGTGCCGCGCGACCCGGTGGAGCGCGCGAAGGTGTCGGTGCTGTGGCAGGAGTTCGCCGGCCGTGAGGAGGCCGTGCGGGGCGTGGCGACCGTACGGCTCTACGTCCGCCCCGTCAGCGCGCGGCCTCCGTCCGCGCCGCCGCGTCCAGCGCGGCGGTGA
- a CDS encoding MarR family winged helix-turn-helix transcriptional regulator → MSRKSYPGGMTDTEWLRLDRQICFSLHAASRAFNGVYRVLLGDLGLTYPQYLVMLVLWEQGDLPVKKLGEQLRLDSGTLSPLVKRLEGAGLVRRERSAEDERSVLVRLTGEGAALRERAVEVPRRIMSATGFDPAEIGELRERLDRLTAALDAAARTEAAR, encoded by the coding sequence ATGTCCCGCAAGAGCTACCCTGGAGGCATGACCGACACGGAGTGGCTCCGCCTGGACCGCCAGATCTGCTTCTCCCTGCACGCGGCCTCCCGCGCCTTCAACGGCGTCTACCGCGTGCTCCTCGGGGACCTCGGGCTCACCTACCCCCAGTACCTGGTGATGCTGGTGCTGTGGGAACAGGGCGACCTGCCCGTCAAGAAGCTCGGCGAGCAGCTGCGACTCGACTCCGGCACGCTGTCCCCGCTGGTCAAGCGGCTGGAAGGGGCCGGTCTGGTACGGCGTGAGCGCAGCGCCGAGGACGAGCGGTCGGTCCTCGTCCGGCTCACCGGCGAGGGCGCGGCGCTGCGCGAGCGGGCCGTCGAGGTGCCGCGCCGGATCATGTCGGCGACCGGCTTCGACCCGGCGGAGATCGGCGAGCTGCGCGAGCGGCTCGACCGGCTCACCGCCGCGCTGGACGCGGCGGCGCGGACGGAGGCCGCGCGCTGA